In Glycine soja cultivar W05 chromosome 10, ASM419377v2, whole genome shotgun sequence, the genomic stretch atgttctataaaaaaaaatgatcacaCCAATGTTGATTTAATATTCATCTTAACCGTCCTTAATTTGCAAAAGCTTCCTATGTTAATGTCCGATCTGATAAAGATAAACATTAAACTCGTTTTCTGATCTGGGCAATCATCGACAAATTGTCATCATCAAGGTACTTATCTTATGCAATTTTTGTTCTAATCTCCTGGAtggtatttattttactaattttccACTTTCTAATACAGTTCCAACAGCAATTCAATGTATTCATTTCTCCATAGACCATAGCAATTGGTGTCCAAATGAACTTAACGGGTATTCAAATACACCCCCTAGATGTTGATGCATATAAGTTACAAGCATTAATGCTGTCCTGAGGGGTGGAAACATTAGGTGCTGAGTTAGCATTATGTGGCACGCGATGTAGGGTCCCTCTTAATTAGGACAACAGGCATAGCAAAAAATGATCCTCGTTCATAGGAAATTATTGTTGCATGACTAGGCACTATCACAGGAGTAATAGTACCAAACCTTTAGTACTTCTTCAAGCAATGTAAACATCATGACCAATATTATGGTGATAACAGAATGCTTCTTCAGGGAGAAGAAGATTaacctttttcaaatttcatacACAAAGTGTGGCCTGCATTGCCGATGTGAACAACTATAGGTAGGATGTGAAAAGGGACTAGAGCAGAAGGACAATGATAGAGTTGATTAGAGGTGGTGTGAAGTGTGAACGTTCTTCAAAGTTCACAAGCACACAAACCCCGGAAATAAggttactttttcattttttaacctTTATGGAGGAGGTCAACCGAAATTTGGCAGAATAGAAATGGACATCCTCCTTTTGCTTTTGCAAATCATTTTATCTAGCACTTAATTGAGATATTACTATTTAAAATAGCCAATTGGCAAGGGATGATAAAGTGATGGGCTAAGGAATATGGACAAATTATATATTCTTGCTCTTCTACTTATGTGCGGTAGTTAGAGTggtaaaataatgaaattggaCATATGCAATAGGCTGCATTATTTACTTATTCTGTCTATATGTTAAAACTTAATTAGGCTGCATTATCAACTACAAATACTTATGGAAACTGTTTAACATATTCTGTTATTGACATATGCTGAGTAGCATATTCTAATTAGAATAGCAGCTACATGGAAAATATTCATTGCATATTGTTCATGTGTTTATAATTCAGAGGAGAACCACATAACTCAAGAGAACCACTAGATGCATTGATTAACTAATGTGCATTTGTTTAAGTTTAATcagtaatattaaatttaaattttagatacatagttatattaaatattccaacaaaatatttttaccaCTGGTAATTATCATATCCTACTAAAGTAGGATTCTTTTCAAGTAAAATTATCTATTCATGATCGCTGAAAAAATAActgacaaaataaaacttaaaagagaATCTCTAGGGTGGGTGGTCAGATTTGGGAGCATCCCCATATGTGTGTCAGAGAGAGTACTTTGAAAGCGTTGGATCATTCTTCCTTCCTCTGTTGGCACGTGGGTAATGGCCATCCCGATCAGATCATGATTCCTGGTGGTTATTGGATTGGATGCATTTGGCATCTCCatgtcatgatttttttatagttttgatCAATCACACACTCTAAGCCATTAAACTATTACAAGTCATTCtgggtaaaaaaataaatcagtgACATAACATACACTTGAATGTGTAGTTGACTGTTTGTAGCTCTGCCTGTGCACTCAAAGTACAAGAACCGCAGCTTTCTATTGctaaatgcaaaaaaatatcGCATTCTACTCCATGTCCAAGAATCAATTCAATCCAAAGAGACACCAATAATCTGAATGAACTTTAAAaattagtagtttttttttaaaattaaagaatttattcATGAACGTGAATTTAATACgattcttaaaaaaacatttttgaaaatattaattaatataaattaagcaTTTAGTCTATTTCAATGTCAAGTTAACGATGGAATTGTCATACCAAAAATAATAGTTGTTTAGGAAATATATCTTTCGGGAGCAGACTGTCCAGTCAAGCTTGGAATTTGAATGTTCCAAATCTTATTTGACTTTAGTCAACAAGAAATTAAGTCGAATAATTGGAAAGATTACTAAAATACAATTAACATTGGTCCAAAACTGGATGAACTTGTTCTCATAAgatataaagaaaaaacttaaGGCTTGGAAATATAAAATTGGTTTGCTGTTATAACTAAAATGACTAAGGATAAACGTGTTACTCTATAATATATAGCATCCCCTCATTCTaggaagttttcacaaaagacACAAAAATTGGTTCAGAACTTTATGAACTTGTTAGAGACGTACATTTCACATTTTGTTGGGACATTGGCAAGTTGATTTTGAAATCTCTGTAGTTATGGTGAATAAGATATTGCAAGATGCCAACTGCCAACTAAAATGCAGTGTGTATCATCAGGAAATTCAGGTGAAGCATGTTTTGGACCGAAATCACAGTGTGTTTGATTAGGATTCTTGTGACCGCAAAAGCAACATTTTTCTATAAGAATAACAAAATTGTAGCTTTGTCTCCTGTTCCTTgacttattattgttattattatttaaaatatagatgAAACTTATTTATggaaataacttattttaaagaattaagtAAACCcagttattattaaaaaaattaataattaatattacgtGCATAATTATAAGTGTGTTAGAATATGTAttacaatttttcttattttgtaccTGGAGGAACAAGAGCTTGGCAAATTTCCTGCTGGAGTGACGATGGCCCATGGACCATGGTGGTGTGCTCCCTAACATTAACTTGGCAACAAAAATATGGCACATTTCTTGTCCATAGAACACGATCTACCCCATGTTTCTAAAATTgactttaagaaaatattaaaatttaaacactttcagaaattaaatttcttaatgtgttaaaattttatgacttttggaaattattttctgaaatatatttgatatataatttaaaattgatttataaaatatctaactatttcaaaaataaattatggaacTTAGTTTCAAGCAaaagtatttttgaaaaaacaaataattacaaaaatataaaaggagtgtataagtaaaaaaagaagtgCAAATAACAATTGTTGGTGCCAGTCTCACATTGGGTCGGGGGCCCAGTAAAGCCACTTTGGCCTTGCAACTGACAATTTTCCTTATACCTAAAAGCAGAGAGAATTGGAGTTGCCTAGCTCACATCACTGGTTCTACAAGTAATAAAATCTTATGCCATGTTGGATTTATCTAGtgggtttttaattttatttttaaatgactaCTTCATTCAAGAGGAAGAGGCAAAAGGTCCCTATGGACACAATAGAGGAATCCAAAACCTTTCCAACACTTGGAAAGCAAGACTAGCTAAAGAGTCTGCTGTTTTATTCACAATCCTAGCTAAGGAACATAAGACAAACAATTTGGAAACATTTACAATCACCCACCTCCGCTTACTCATTTTCATCTTCTTCACCTGCAAGCTCAGATTGATTTTATGGACTTTCCACTTCATTAATTTGACTAAATCATTgtctattataaaaataaacaagcattcaaaataataattatattcttaattttccATATCTAACATATAACTTCATTACCTATTAACAAGTAcatctttataaattttttcactaAATAATCCAATCGCAAATTACCTTAGATAATTTTTGCgtgattcttttaaaatttttcaattttatatatcattcaaagtttaatttttttttatacatcatctatatatattttttttcattttcttgaattaaaaaagtaaaataaaaaaagacgaAAGATCTGGTTTGATCACCGATGGGGGCCTCACTATACACTAGTTGCaggttgggggggggggggggggtgtccAAGGATTTAGTTTGTCAAATTTGACCTTCATACATAGAAGCTTTCAATTTGGCTAAGGTTTTGATTCATGAAGCAATGGTGAgtgatagtttttaatttttataaatatctaaATCAAAATCGAATAacttcattttcttaaaaaatttataaatcaaaataaaatgttttctgatctattataataaataaataatttttggtcAACATCGCAAATTAGTTGTAAGACATCAAGTTAGATTTTATTTCGGGCCCATTGCGTGGGCGCGAAGCCCAAGCGAATGCAGATATAAAACACGAATTGAGGCCGTAAACGTCAACGTAAGGGGAATTACTTCCTGCACctataagaaaagtaaaagggCAAAAATACCCTAATTATCCCTTCCCCGCGCCTCCCTATACTTCATCCCTGAGAAGCCCCCTCGCTGTTACAGTTCACGTCATGTGGCAGATTTGAGGtcagagaaggagaagaggaaCCGTGCGAACTTGGCACCGTGAAGGACTTCATCATTTCAACGCTTCATTGTTTCTGACTTGGACAGAGGAATAGTTAATCCGTATTGTTTTTCATCTTATTGAAAACTTGAAATTGTAACTGGAATTCATTCTGTATATTATTTCTGTTTTTATAGTTTCTTATTTAAAAGGAGATAGAGTGGTGCATGTAGACGGTTTTaggaaagaggaagaagaagaaaaagaagaagaaggtgcaGAGATGGGCAAAAGAGACTAAGGGTATTTTGGGTCTCTTAATTTTCGAAGAGGTGTAGGAAGCAAAAAATGGGATGGAGGAAGCTAATAGGATAGAGAAAACGCTCGTTAAGCCCATAGACTCTCTGCACCAAGAATCTTGACAGTGACACTCTCGCTCAAACGCTAACAACGTTCGCAGATTCTTAATTCTTAAATCTTAATttcttacacacacacacactcttaCTCTTTTATCTATATACCAAAACCATTTGCGTTGTCGCAGTCGCAGTCAAAGGCCAAGGCAAAACCCTAAATTGTCTCACACTTTCGTCGGAATCCGATTTTGGCTTTTTCCGTGACAAGATGCCGGCGAAGGACGACGGCTCCGACAAGGAGAAGTGCCTTGATCTCTTTCTGAAAATCGGCTTAGACGAGCGCACCGCTAAAAACACCGTCGCAAACAACAAAGTCACCGCCAATCTTACTGCAGTCATCTACGAGGTATCCCTAAGCATAGCATGGCGTTTCTCAATTCAACAATCTATCAATCTTTCTATCTTCGGATTCTCTCATTGGATTGTTTACATTTCCTTCATTCCTTCattatattgattgcatgtGTTCTCTGTGATTCTTCCATGATTGTGTCTTAGGCCGGTGTTATTGATGGATGCAGCCGAGCGGTTGGAAATCTTCTTTACACGGTAACATTTCTTTGCATACACATGCGTTTGTGGTACGCTCAGaatttctaatgttttttttttttgttgcattttgtATGCTGTAACGGTAACTGAAATACATGTAGTCTATAATACTGATGGTCCGTTTTATTgtcgttttctttttttgttgactGTGGACATGGTTGTTGCCGTTGATTTATGGGCAGGTTGCAACGAAGTACCCTGCAAATGCCTTGCCACATCGCCCAACATTGCTACAGTACATTGTCTCGTTAAAGGTTGCCATAGATTTTAGATGAAATTTTAGCATGAATTACTTCCCCTCTTACTAAGATTATTCTCGCAGGTGAAAACAACTGCACAGTTAGATGCAGCATTATCATTTCTTGCTATCACGGGCTCCGAGAATCTTGATTTGAACAAGTTTGAAGAAGCTTGTGGTGTTGGTATGGTAGAAAGAACTCTAGTGATCTAGTCTAGTATAAAATTGGCCTTAAGCTCATTTATTGGTATGGTAGCGGGGAAAAATAACTTTGTTGTCACATAAAGTGTCCTTAATATTCAATCCTTAGTCTGGTTGGTAGTTAATTCCATATGACAGTACTTGTTTGATTTCAAGTTCACTGGATAGATTCAGCTCCTTGTATCTGCTTGTAGTTTTGCTTTATTTCACTTAAATtgggttttaattaattttaagttttggaGTTCTTTGCTGTCCTAACTAACTTTTAGGCGAGTGACAAGTGTATCTTAAATCTCTTGCATACTTGAGCAGGTGTTGAGGTTTCAACAGAAGATATCAAACAAGCTGTTAATGAAGTTGTGGAGGAGAACAAGGCTACAATTTTGGAGCTACGTTATCGAACAAATGGTAGGTGTTCAGTTTTGGCCTCTGATGGATTTAATAATTCAATTCTCACATACTGTCTAATCATGactacaaattttaaattggaATGCACTATGCACCCTTTCAATTTTTATAGACAATTGCATTCTGTGGATGATTAGTTGATTCATTTCTTATGCAATAAGTTTCCCTTTTATATTAAACTAATCTATTCAATGCTGAAgaacattgatattttttatcttgCTAGTGGGTGAGTTGCTTGGGCATCTGCGCAAGAGGCTGCCATGGGGTGATGCAAAAGTTGCCAAGGTGACGGCTATGGAAAGAACCTAATTCAATTGGTAGTTGGTTTACTTATTTCAAGTTTTAATACTGTTTAGTTTCTTTGCCCTTTTTTCATATGGCAGCAACTTGTTGATGCAAAACTATATGAACTACTTGGTGATCGGACAGCAGCTGATGATGAAAAGCCTTctagaaagaagaaggagaaacctGCAAAAGTAGAGGTGAGTGTGTTTCCAGTTATCTTTTTTGCCTTTACTTTTATGACTTCACTTATAGGTTCACAATTCTACTTACATGCTTACATAGGATAAGGCAGCACCTGTTGCTACTCCTGAAAAGTCACCTGAAGAAGACCTTAATCCATTTTTAATATTCCCTAATCCAGAGGAAAATTTCAAGGTATTTACTttccttattttaaatttaatttgcattttctttctattttgttcattttgtgGACCCAATGCTTCACTCTGTTAGTATGTAAGGAGTGATTTCCAATGTACTGCTTGCTCATGACATGAGTGTTTCTTATTGAACATTTATTGTTCTTTCAACATTATGAAATTCCATTGATGCCAGTATTCCTCCTTAAGtttggaattttattttttcatcaaattGCATCTGCAACATGTCTTGATGATAAGTTGATTTCAGGTGCATACTGAAGTGCCTTTTAGTGATGGTAGTATTTTGAGATGTTGCAATACAAGGGATCTTCTTGACAAACACTTAAAAGCAACAGGTGGAAAAGTCTTGACCCGCTTTCCACCCGAACCTAATGGATATTTGCATATTGGCCATGCAAAAGTATGTATTATGTTTCTCATTGTAATTGTTTATGCCGTTTTTTTTCCAACaatctattattatatttaatatatttcagGCTATGTTTATTGATTTTGGGCTGGCGAAAGACAGGGATGGAGGTTGCTATCTGAGGTGTgtactttttttcaattttttttgctgTATTTATTGTTCACCAGAGTGCCTCTTCTGTCTTTTTTCTGAAAGAGACGGAGGTTGCTCTTGGAACATATAACACTTCGGGATTACCTATGAGTGTCTTTTAGCATCTTGGAATTTGGATTGACCTACCAGATTTAAATTATGGACTTTAAAATGCTTTATGACTAATACATTATGAACTTGTAACAATCTCTCTTGATTTTCTATTAAAAACAAAGTCCTCTCTGGATTTATTCAGCATGTATATACATATCACAATCTCCCTTTGATATCTTTTGTCTAGGATTTTTCTGGTCATTTGTAACAGTACAGGGAAATTCTGTATTGTATAAATGGCCATAGGTTGCAATCTTTATCTTCTGTTCATTACCTAGGACCTTAGAagtcaataaaaaaagattttattaattCCTAAGAATGACTGCTCACTGCATAGCTGCATTGTTTTGGAGTTTGTAACTTGTCAACTAACTGATGTTTACAAATTTTTAGAAAGCCTTGGGCAGATATACACATGATTAGTGGCACCTCATCTAATTATAGTAACTAGGTTGTAAGGAACGAAATCTGGTTATAGGCTGGTTTTTGTGTGACATTATTTTCTGTGAATAGAAAACCAGGTGGGACTGGGACTCTTGTTCTCTTTTACTAATAACATATTGCTGAATTGTTGGTCCTCTTTACTACTGAACATTTCAGGCACGTAACTGACCTCTCTTTATCAATTAATAGTACTTCTGACCAATGTTGTAACGATTGGCCTGATTTGTCATTTTGTGCATAACTTGTAAAATGTCCATTTTCTTGTTAGGGATTGGTCAGAAACATTCTTAATTTCTAGTTACAATTTTAATCTCTCAAATGGTAATAAATCTATAAGTGACACATTATGCCTATGAATGTGTGACTAATCTACATTCATTTTGTTGCATTGAAATCCTCAAGACTAATCTACACATTATCCCTATATACTTGACATTTTACGACAAAATCAAAGATGTGTTCCTAAAAGTTTTTcatgtttattaaatttctgttaaaattccTATAAGCCTTCATTAGAACTTTGTAATTGAACATGCACTATAACTTTCTTTGTTCCAAGTTGATGGCTTGTGGCACTTCCAGGTATGATGATACAAATCCTGAAGCAGAAAAGAAAGAGTATATTGATCACATTGAAGAAATTGTTCAGTGGATGGGTTGGAAACCATTCAAGGTATGTTGGTTTGTTTTGTAGCACCTCTTGCCTCATGTGATTGTTCCAACTTAACTATTTAGGTGTTTAACAGCTTTGTGATAATATTTGCAGATTACTTACACAAGTGATTACTTCCAAGAATTGTACGAATTAGCAGTGGAGCTCATAAAAAAGGGTCATGCTTATGTTGATCATCAGGTTGGTATCTAAATATCTGAATAGCTTATTACTACAAATTTTTAACTTGTTTATTTGTGTAAAATGTTTcctttgttcttccttttgggTGGATTTATAACCTGTAACAGCctctaattaattgatttatttaaagcACTAATTCTGAGCCCTTTGGCAATTGGCAGTTTACTCTGAAAATCTCAGTTGCATGGAATTATATTATCAACCCTTGTGTTATAAATTTGTGTCCTCATGCCTAATTGTGAGGACATCTCTTGTGTTATTCTCTTTCTTATTGTGATGTGTGGCTTCACCGCTATTTAgcacttttttatataatttttttattgttcatgtttttcttttacattgatatcttttctttccttaaaatcttaattacttttaaatttttatatttaaattttctttttcatctcaAATATCAGTCACTTGTACTatcaaattaattcttttaattttttaaataaacttttttctcCCTAAATCTAAGCTATTTTAATATGTATGTTGATCTCGTAATTTACATTTTCacctttattttatactttaaaatttttcttaaaCTATTGCATAGCATATCcagaagaaaataattaacgTGGAATGACTTATGGAGGTTGAGATAATTGCATAATGTTATTGAATTTGTATTggttgcaaaaaaaataaactatttattaATGACTTGATTGTAGACACCTGATGAGATAAAGGAGCATAGGGAGAAGAAATTGAACAGTCCTTGGAGAGACAGGCCAATTTCAGAGTCATTGAAGCTCTTTGAGGATATGAAAAATGGCAGTATAGAAGAAGGAAAAGCCACACTTAGAATGAAGCAAGACATGCAGAGTGATAACTACAATATGTATGACCTTATTGCATATAGAATTAAGGCAAGTACTcaactacatttttttattgctcAAATTTCTAGGAAGATAATGATTGATTTCTTATGATGTGAATGCTTTCTGCATTTTAGTTTACCCCACACCCTCATGCTGGAGACAAATGGTGTATCTATCCAAGTTATGATTATGCACATTGCATTGTGGATTCTCTAGAGAATATCACACATTCTGTAAGTTGTCTTTCACTCAATTTCCTCCAGGTGTTGATACAATTTTCTTGCTGGTAACcttagttcttttttattacCCATTTTATTTGAACCTTCAACAAGACTTTTAATCCTAGTTGCTTAAGCTCTCCAAATTTTATCACTATATATTAATAGTGCTGGTCCATATGATAATGTCCCTTTTTGTAAAGATGGTGATATTTGGATATTTTAAGCTAATACCTAGGCAGCTAGATTCCTAACTTCTCTTTCAGCATTGGTATATGCTTTAAATTTTTGGTGATATTTATAGTTAGATTTTGGAAGATCATTGATTTGGagttattatgttttaaaatgtgtGTGGTTCTCCATATAAATTTGTAGTTCAATCTTTTATgtacatattttgattttttaaaatatatcagtCCTACCAGTGTGCATTGCAGAATGTTCTATTCAATAAGCATAATAATGGTCAATGCTTGATGGCTTTGTTccttacaaatagcaatcagatTCCATTATAATTTTACCTGTTGTGTTGATGTATGCTATGACTGATAACATTGTTTATTGtgattatctatatatattgcTAATTCATGACTATCTCATGCAGCTGTGTACACTTGAATTTGAGACACGTCGTGCATCATACTATTGGTTGTTGCATGCGTTAAGCATTTACCAACCTTATGTATGGGAGTATTCAAGGTTGAATGTCTCTAACACAGTTATGTCAAAGCGTAAGGTGAAGCAACAATTTTGCACAATGTAATAATTTGTTGAGTTCTATTATTATGCTTACAATTTGCCATTCCCTAACTACATATTATTCTTTGTTAAAGCTAAATCGTCTAGTTACAGAGAAGTGGGTTGATGGGTGGGATGATCCTCGTTTGATGACACTAGCTGGTTTGCGGCGTAGAGGCATGACTCCAACTGCAATCAATGCTTTTGTACGAGGAATTGGAATAACTAGAAGGTATGATATGAATTTCTAACTacagttgtttatataaaaatactatttcTAAGTTATTGATGTGGAAAAGTACTTGAAACATCTCACACTTTGGTTcatattttatactaaaaattgttctaaatttcattttagttttatcCTTTCCTAGTTATTACTATGTCAGAAGTAGTATCTATTCGTGTTTGGTAGTGCTTTATTATATTGATCATATCAATTGTTACTTAAGTCTATTTCAATCCCCGATTTTGCAAAGATATTTCAGAATGTGTTTTGACAGTTTTAACAAAACATCTGTGTGATACATGTGATTGACTCCACCTAGTAGAAAAAACTGAACTGGTAATTGAACCAGTGAGAGCACTGCTTCACGGTTTATTGACCCAACTGCGGTTGAACTGTGATAGAACCAATAGTGCACACTGGTCTTGCATTAACAAATACAGATATATCAGGGTGGAGGTGCattattatttacaattttcttCCTCTTGCTGTAGTGATGGCACTTTGATTTCTGTGGAACGCCTTGAATATCATGTTAGGGAAGAATTGAACAAAACAGCTTCTCGTGCAATGGTTGTCCTACATCCACTCAAGGTATATTTGTTTGTGTTCTTTCTACAGTATACTGTTCTGACTTAATTAGCTAAGACTTATTAATTTTGTCTTGTAAGGTTGTTATTACTAATCTTGAAGCCAACTCAGTAATTGAGGTTGATGCAAAGAAATGGCCTGATGCTCAAGCTGATGATGCTTCTGCTTTCTACAAGGTGAAATTGAACTTGTGAAAACTGGTATCTTTAGGCAGTGTTATGGTTTTAGGAAATCTTGTTGCAGAAACTAGTTGTACCCAACTTTTGTCCTATGATGATTCAATATCTTATTAACTTCATATGATGTTGGTAGGCTTATGTTTGTATgtgtcttattttttttgtcatgcatTTGTTCTTAGATTTCATTTTCCAATGTTGTATATATTGAACATTCGGACTTCCGGATGCAAGATTCAAAAGATTATTATGGCCTTGCTCCTGGGAAATCTGTGATACTCAGGTTAGTAGAAGGCACAAATTGATATTGTGAGTGAGAATTTATAGGCCcaatattcaaaattttcattattttgtgcAGATATGCATTTCCTATAAAGTGCACTGAAGTTATTCTAGCTGATGATAATGAGACTATTCTTGAGAT encodes the following:
- the LOC114371276 gene encoding glutamine--tRNA ligase-like; amino-acid sequence: MPAKDDGSDKEKCLDLFLKIGLDERTAKNTVANNKVTANLTAVIYEAGVIDGCSRAVGNLLYTVATKYPANALPHRPTLLQYIVSLKVKTTAQLDAALSFLAITGSENLDLNKFEEACGVGVEVSTEDIKQAVNEVVEENKATILELRYRTNVGELLGHLRKRLPWGDAKVAKQLVDAKLYELLGDRTAADDEKPSRKKKEKPAKVEDKAAPVATPEKSPEEDLNPFLIFPNPEENFKVHTEVPFSDGSILRCCNTRDLLDKHLKATGGKVLTRFPPEPNGYLHIGHAKAMFIDFGLAKDRDGGCYLRYDDTNPEAEKKEYIDHIEEIVQWMGWKPFKITYTSDYFQELYELAVELIKKGHAYVDHQTPDEIKEHREKKLNSPWRDRPISESLKLFEDMKNGSIEEGKATLRMKQDMQSDNYNMYDLIAYRIKFTPHPHAGDKWCIYPSYDYAHCIVDSLENITHSLCTLEFETRRASYYWLLHALSIYQPYVWEYSRLNVSNTVMSKRKLNRLVTEKWVDGWDDPRLMTLAGLRRRGMTPTAINAFVRGIGITRSDGTLISVERLEYHVREELNKTASRAMVVLHPLKVVITNLEANSVIEVDAKKWPDAQADDASAFYKISFSNVVYIEHSDFRMQDSKDYYGLAPGKSVILRYAFPIKCTEVILADDNETILEIRAEYDPSKKTKPKGVLHWVAQPSPGVDPLKVEVRLFERLFLSENPAELDNWLGDLNPNSKVIIPNAYGVSSIQNAKVGDNFQFERLGYFVVDQDSTSEKLVFNRTVTLKDSYSKGGK